The following proteins are co-located in the Polystyrenella longa genome:
- a CDS encoding 3-keto-disaccharide hydrolase yields MSADLSRFRCLTFFSFAVTALLLSFSGTLFAEDKETATETQAETDSKNEDQEWKLLFDGKSLKDWKTTKFGGEGDVTVEEGNMVIGFGVDLSGVNYTGKTPTQNYEVELEAKRIDGNDFFCGLTFPVEKSSCSLIVGGWGGGLCGLSSLNGNDAAENETATWQSFEDDKWYKIRLRVEPEQIQAWIDDERIVNANIKGRTLTVRGEVLLSRPFGIATWQTSAALRNIRIRELKKSIEAKAESTEVKE; encoded by the coding sequence TTGTCTGCTGATCTTTCCCGCTTCCGATGTCTCACTTTCTTCTCATTTGCCGTGACTGCTCTCTTACTGAGTTTCTCCGGGACACTATTTGCGGAGGACAAAGAGACGGCAACAGAGACTCAAGCTGAGACCGATTCAAAAAATGAAGATCAGGAATGGAAACTTCTGTTTGACGGAAAGTCGCTGAAGGACTGGAAAACGACCAAGTTTGGTGGCGAAGGAGATGTCACCGTTGAAGAGGGAAACATGGTCATTGGTTTCGGAGTCGACCTGAGTGGAGTGAACTACACTGGAAAAACTCCCACTCAAAACTACGAAGTCGAATTGGAGGCCAAGCGGATCGACGGGAACGATTTCTTCTGTGGGTTAACCTTTCCCGTTGAGAAATCTTCCTGCTCTCTGATTGTCGGTGGATGGGGGGGCGGTCTCTGTGGGCTTTCCAGTCTTAATGGAAATGACGCCGCCGAAAATGAAACCGCAACCTGGCAATCTTTTGAAGATGATAAATGGTACAAAATTCGGCTCCGGGTTGAACCGGAGCAAATTCAGGCGTGGATTGATGACGAGCGAATTGTAAACGCAAACATCAAAGGGCGGACACTAACTGTTCGCGGTGAGGTTTTGCTATCCAGACCTTTCGGAATCGCAACATGGCAGACTTCAGCTGCTTTGCGGAACATCCGTATTCGTGAATTGAAAAAGAGTATTGAAGCGAAAGCCGAATCTACCGAAGTCAAAGAATGA
- a CDS encoding SulP family inorganic anion transporter codes for MIDLLIKRQSNFKNEFLSGLTVALALVPEAVAFAFVAGVDPLVGLWAAFIMGFVTSILGGRPGMISGATGAMAVVMTAFIILHGIEYMFAAVILCGIIQILCGVFKLGKLVRILPHPVTLGFVNGLAIVIGLAQFGQFKENYRLLYDKMTGNFQITGDWMSGGALLTTLCLIGGTMLIIHYLPRFTKAVPGTLVAIVAMTLLVNFSPIESVTVQDFVESQNEMAAEKTFKSKLFNEQKEDLKLSEIDAAGTALAAADVEVPEEESTRIAGAFQIPSIDWTPQSFMIILGLALTLSAVGLIESLMTLTLIDELTQTRGSSNRECIGQGAANIICGLFGGMGGCAMIGQSMINIRSGGRGRLSGICAASFLLCFIIFPPLWNCIGLIPVASLVGVMFIVVIATFEWTTLRLWNKIPGSDFLVIILVSAMTVIFDLAIAVVAGVAVSSLVFAWKKSTRLNVDIIDDGDTRTYVLKGSFFFGAVSSFKEFFDPINDPEHVVIEFQDCTVYDHSALEAINAVAQLYRQQGKQLTIMHLKEDCARLVRKADDVLELNVS; via the coding sequence ATGATTGACTTACTGATCAAGCGACAATCCAATTTCAAAAACGAATTCCTTTCCGGATTAACCGTCGCCCTCGCACTTGTCCCTGAAGCAGTTGCTTTTGCTTTCGTAGCAGGAGTTGACCCGCTCGTCGGTTTATGGGCTGCGTTCATCATGGGGTTTGTTACCTCCATTCTGGGTGGACGCCCGGGGATGATCTCCGGTGCAACCGGTGCCATGGCCGTTGTGATGACTGCCTTTATCATTCTGCACGGAATCGAGTACATGTTTGCCGCCGTGATTCTATGCGGCATCATTCAGATACTATGTGGAGTGTTCAAGCTCGGAAAGCTGGTACGCATATTACCTCATCCGGTGACATTAGGGTTCGTCAACGGGCTTGCGATCGTGATCGGGCTCGCGCAGTTTGGACAGTTCAAAGAAAACTACCGTCTGTTATACGACAAGATGACTGGTAATTTTCAGATTACGGGTGACTGGATGTCCGGAGGCGCGTTGCTGACGACTCTGTGCCTCATTGGTGGTACGATGCTCATCATTCATTATCTGCCACGATTCACAAAAGCAGTTCCTGGGACACTCGTGGCCATCGTCGCGATGACATTACTCGTCAACTTCAGCCCGATTGAGTCTGTCACTGTTCAGGACTTCGTTGAAAGTCAGAATGAGATGGCGGCAGAGAAAACATTTAAATCCAAGTTGTTCAACGAACAAAAAGAGGATCTGAAACTCTCCGAGATTGACGCCGCCGGAACGGCACTAGCCGCTGCGGACGTCGAAGTTCCCGAAGAAGAATCGACGCGAATTGCGGGAGCCTTCCAGATCCCTTCTATTGATTGGACACCTCAAAGCTTCATGATCATTCTCGGCCTGGCGCTCACTTTGTCCGCCGTCGGATTGATCGAATCGCTCATGACCCTGACCTTGATTGACGAACTGACTCAGACCCGAGGCAGCAGTAACCGGGAGTGTATTGGGCAGGGAGCGGCTAATATTATCTGTGGGTTATTCGGTGGGATGGGTGGTTGTGCCATGATTGGCCAGTCCATGATTAACATTCGATCTGGTGGACGTGGGAGACTATCCGGTATTTGCGCCGCCAGCTTCCTTCTCTGTTTCATTATTTTTCCGCCACTATGGAATTGCATCGGGCTGATCCCAGTTGCTTCGCTCGTGGGTGTGATGTTTATCGTCGTGATCGCTACTTTCGAATGGACCACCTTAAGACTCTGGAACAAAATTCCGGGAAGTGACTTCCTCGTGATCATTCTGGTCTCTGCGATGACGGTTATCTTCGACCTTGCTATCGCCGTGGTAGCCGGTGTTGCAGTTTCCTCACTGGTATTTGCCTGGAAGAAATCGACCCGATTAAATGTCGATATCATCGACGATGGTGATACTCGAACCTACGTCCTGAAAGGATCGTTCTTCTTTGGAGCTGTTTCCAGTTTCAAAGAGTTCTTCGATCCGATTAACGACCCTGAACATGTCGTCATTGAATTTCAGGACTGTACGGTCTACGACCACTCCGCTCTGGAAGCAATTAACGCAGTGGCTCAACTGTATCGTCAACAGGGAAAACAATTGACAATCATGCACCTCAAAGAAGATTGTGCCCGTCTGGTCCGCAAAGCGGATGACGTACTGGAATTGAATGTCTCCTGA